Proteins from one Pagrus major chromosome 1, Pma_NU_1.0 genomic window:
- the vps37c gene encoding vacuolar protein sorting-associated protein 37C → MEKLQDLSQSELQELLDNPERVDSMALESDEIQNIQLEREMALASNRSLAEQNLDMKPRLESQKEVLVERYSQLEAVRETYRRHCSLRDGMVGQVSPEAMFSRLQTEGSKTEAESEALADEFLEGSLPLDSFLDRFLSLRSLAHKRRVRIEKLQEILRQRSECNPTAMTSSAGINQDPAATPSPWNQQTTTITTTNQQQPNSKPQSSSYQSASQPASSAAGGSSGLPYSPYPVTPPNPAPAAAASSGPNNPPSQFPPYPGSGSPFTPAGSFSGPRPAFGPPSSAACPYPAQPSFPAPHPGSAFGQYTPSQPQSGPAPYPASYSYGGYSYPAGPSYSNSQSPTGRPMYRPGYGVPQPYS, encoded by the exons ATGGAGAAGCTCCAGGAcctgagccaatcagagctaCAGGAGCTCCTGGACAACCCAGAGAGGGTGGATTCTATGGCTCTGGAGTCTGACGAG ATCCAGAACATTCAGCTGGAGAGGGAGATGGCACTGGCATCAAATCGCAGCCTGGCTGAGCAAAACCTGGACATGAAGCCTCGTCTGGAGTCACAGAAGGAGGTGCTGGTGGAGAGATATTCTCAGCTAGAGGCTGTGAGAGAAACCTACAGACGACACTGCTCCCTAAGAG atgGGATGGTGGGTCAGGTGTCTCCTGAGGCAATGTTCTCCAGACTACAGACAGAGGGCAGCAAAACGGAGGCAGAGTCAGAG gctcTAGCTGATGAGTTTCTGGAAGGCTCTTTGCCGTTAGACTCCTTCCTCGACCGCTTCCTCTCCCTGCGCTCCCTCGCTCACAAAAGACGGGTGCGGATAGAGAAACTTCAGGAGATCCTGCGACAGAGGAGTGAGTGCAACCCCACcgccatgacatcatcagcaggCATCAACCAGGACCCCGCTGCCACGCCCTCACCATGGAACCaacagacaacaacaataacaacgaCAAATCAGCAGCAGCCGAACTCCAAACCTCAGTCCTCCAGCTACCAAAGCGCCTCGCAGCCGGCTTCCTCTGCTGCAGGGGGCTCATCTGGCCTCCCCTACAGTCCATACCCTGTCACCCCCCCAAACCCTGCCCCTGCGGCAGCAGCAAGCTCTGGCCCCAACAACCCCCCATCACAATTTCCTCCATACCCAGGTTCCGGCTCACCTTTCACTCCAGCGGGAAGCTTCTCCGGCCCCAGGCCTGCTTTTGGGCCTCCGTCCTCAGCAGCCTGCCCTTACCCAGCTCAGCCCTCCTTCCCTGCCCCACACCCAGGCTCAGCATTCGGCCAGTACACCCCCAGCCAGCCCCAGAGCGGCCCTGCGCCCTACCCGGCCTCCTACAGCTATGGCGGCTACAGTTACCCAGCTGGGCCCTCCTATTCCAATTCTCAGTCGCCAACGGGGAGACCGATGTACAGACCAGGATATGGAGTTCCACAGCCATACTCCTGA
- the LOC141004974 gene encoding uncharacterized protein, with translation MSSEGVSAVGPRSHRFATWFDHETAAVVTILLGLFQVLLSVLLADSNKTLPKLYILPLAMGIVIVAGGSFTMASERSPSRLLLQGCAYSNVVGLLGTMLAFCLYCYNLSILNKEPCVVSYPDHYRHTSYDCPVEALAAYCWSVTLLLLLYNIGAVVMHSLLSFSALKALKTD, from the exons ATGTCCTCTGAGGGAGTGTCAGCAGTCGGACCCAGGTCACATCGCTTCGCCACCTGGTTTGACCATGAAACTGCTGCG gtggTGACCATCCTGTTGGGGCTGTTCCAggtgctgctgtctgtcctgCTCGCTGACTCCAACAAAACTCTGCCAAAACTCTACATACTGCCACTTGCCATGGGGATTGTA attGTGGCAGGAGGATCGTTCACTATGGCCAGTGAGAGGAGCCCCAGCAGACTATTG CTTCAAGGTTGTGCATATAGTAATGTGGTTGGACTGCTGGGGACAATGCTTGCCTTCTGCCTATACTGCTACAACCTCAGCATTTTAAACAAAGAGCCGTGTGTAGTGTCCTATCCTGATCACTACAGACATACATCTTATGACTGTCCTGTGGAAGCCCTGGCA GCCTATTGCTGGAGTgtgacactgctgctgctgctctataACATTGGGGCCGTGGTCATGCACTCCCTCCTGTCTTTCTCCGCCCTCAAAGCACTCAAAACAgactaa